Genomic window (Campylobacter ureolyticus ACS-301-V-Sch3b):
TTTATGCGTGGATTTGTAGGCATAATTGCGATGATGGCATTTTTTTATAACATCGCTAATATTGGCTTAGCCGAAGCTTTTACATTTGCTAAAACTTCAGCTATGTTTTTGGGGCTTTTTGGGGCTATATTTTTAAAAGAAAAGCTTGGATTTTGGGCTTGGTTTGGTATACTTATAGGATTTTTGGGGATAGTTTTTATAATGCAGCCAAATTTAGGTTTTACAAAAAACCATCTTATGGGACTTTTAAATGGTTTTTTAGCAGCAGTTGCTTATATGAGCGTGCATGAATTAAGAAAAGCTTATGATACGAAAATAATAGTTTTATCTTTTATGCTTTCAGGAACTTTGGTTCCACTTTTTTGTATGGTTGCATCTGAGTTTTTTACAGTGCCTATTTATCTTGATTTTTTATTTGCAAAATTTATAATGCCAACACCTAAAATGTGGATTTTTATAGTTTTAATGGGAGTTTTTGGACTTTTATTTCAAACTTATATGACAAAGGCGTATGCTGCTTCAAGACACGCTGGAACAGTGGCTGCTGTTGCATACTCAGATATAATTTTTACTTTAATAATAGGAATTATTATGGGTGATAGTTTGCCAAATTTAATGGCTGGTTTTGGTATAATTTTAGTTATAGTTAGTGGCGTTATAGTCGCCATGCAAAAATAAAGGAAAAATATGATTTTAATAGCAGGACCGTGTGTAATTGAAAGTAGGGATTTGATATTTAAAGTTGCCAATAAGCTTGTTAAATTTAACGAAGATAAAAGGCTTGATTTTTATTTTAAAAGTAGTTTTGATAAGGCAAATAGAACAAGCATTAAAAGCTTTAGAGGTCCAGGACTTGAAGAGGGACTTAAAATTTTAAGTGAAGTTAAAAGTAAGTTTGGTTTTAAAATTTTAACAGATATTCATGAAAGTTATCAAGCAAAACCAGTAAGTGAAGTAGCTGATGTTTTGCAAATTCCAGCATTTTTATGTCGCCAAACAGATTTATTAGTTGCAGCTGCAAAAACTGAGACAATCGTAAATATCAAAAAAGGACAATTTTTAGCGCCAGATCAGATGAAGCATAGTGTTAAAAAAGTTCTTGAAACTCGTGGAGTTGATGAAAGTGGCTTTGAAGTGGCTAAAAACAATGGTGTTTGGCTTTGTGAAAGAGGAAGCACTTTTGGCTATGGAAATTTGGTTGTAGATATGAGAAGCTTGCCGATAATGAGAGAATTTGCCCCAGTAATTTTTGATGCAACTCATAGTGTGCAAATGCCTGGAGGACTTGATGGAAAAAGTGGTGGTGATGCTAGATTTGTCCCATATCTTGCAAGAGCTGCGGCGGCTGTTGGCGTGGATGGATTTTTTTATGAAACACATTTAAATCCTTGCGAAGCACTTTGTGATGGACCTAATATGCTAAATTTAAAAGAACTTGAAAAAGTTGTCGAGCAAACTTTAAAAATTAGAGAAATTTTAAGTGAAAAATAAAGGATTATTTTTTGTCATTATAGGTGCTTTATTTGAGTGTGCATGGGTTTATGGTCTTAAATTTGCACATACAAATTTGCATTATATTTTAACTATTTTTGTTGTTTTTGCAAGTACATTTTTCTTCATCCAGTCATTTAAACATCTTCCTACAAGTCTTGCATATATTCTTTATGTGGGGCTTGGAACACTTTTTGTTGTTGTGGCTGAGATAATTGCGACACAAAATTTTGATATTATTAGAACTCTTTGTATAATTACGCTTTTAATCGGCATTTTTGGCTTAAATAAAGAAAATAGCAAGGAAAATAAAAATGCATAGTTTTGCCCTTTTAATTTCTGGTGCTTTGGAAATTTTTGGTATTTTTCTAAATTCTAGGTTTCCAAAATTTAGAGGATATAGAAAATATATAGTTTTTAGTGTAATTATGGCAAATTTCGGTCTTTCACTTCTTTTTTTAAGATTTGCTATGAAGGCAATGCCAATGAGTGTAGCTTATGCTATCTGGACGGCAATTGGAGCAATAGGGGCAGTAGGAATTGGCATAGTTTTTGATAATGAGAAATTTAGTTTTAAAAAAGCTTTTTATTTAGCTTTAATAGTATTTAGTGTTATAATGCTAAAAATTTTATAAAAAAGGAAAAAAATGAAAATCATAGAGGGAAAACTCAGCATTGATGGTAGTAAAAAAGTTGCAATCATTAGCTCAAGATTTAATCATATTATAACCGATAGATTGGTTGAGGGAGCAAAAGATGCCTTTTTAAGACATGGTGGAAAAGATGAAAATTTAAGCCTTATTTTGGTTCCAGGAGCTTTTGAGATACCATTTGCATTGCAAAAAGTATTAGAAAGTAAAAAATTTGACGCAGTTTGTTGTGTTGGAGCGGTAATTAGGGGTTCTACTCCTCATTTTGATTATGTAAGTGCAGAAACTACAAAAGGCATTGCAAATGTTACTTTAAAATATAATATGCCTGTAGCCTTTGGAGTGCTTACAACAGACACGATAGAACAAGCCATTGAAAGAGCTGGAAGCAAAGCTGGAAATAAAGGCTTTGAAGCTATGAGTGGACTAATAGAGCTTCTTAGTTTGTATGAAAATTTAGGAGAGTAAATGGCTACAAGACACCAAGTAAGACAAGCTGTTGTATCGCTTCTTTATGCAAGAGATATAAACGGCGAAAATGATGAGTTTAAAGATGAGTTTTTAGAGAGTAAAAAGATAAGAAATAAACAAAAAATTTTTACTGAAGAATTGATAAATGGAATTTTGTCAAATTTAAATACTCTTGATGATGCTTTAAATGAGCATTTGAATGAGTATAAAATGAATGAAATAGGCGAAGTTGAAAGAGCTATTTTAAGGCTTGGAGCTTATGAGATTAAATTTAGTGATATTGATAAAGCAGTTGCTATAAATGAAGCGATTGAGCTTGCAAAAGAGATGGGAAGTGATACCTCACCAAAATTTGTAAATGGAGTTTTGGATAAAGTAGATAAATGAGAGTTTTAGCCTTTATTTTTATTTTTGCTAGTTTTGTTTTTAGTGGTGAGATATCGGCTACTTATGATGTTAAATTTGGAATATTTGGCAAAGTAGGAGAGGCAAAAACAAAACTTATAAAATATGAAAACAACGCCACTTATGAAATTTATATGGACGCTAAAACCACCGGGCTTGCAAATAGTTTAAGTGGTGATAGAAGAGAGTATTTTTATAGCTATGGAACTATTTATAAGGACTATTTAATTCCTAAATTTTATACACAAGAAACTAGGCGAAATAAAAAGGGTAGGCAAATAATAAGCAAGAAAAATTATAAATTTGATGAGATTAGTAAAAAGATCAAATTTGTAAGGTATAAAGGCGATGATAAGAGCCTAGAAAAAACAGATGAAAGTATTTTGGATTACTACTCGCAAAATGATTTGCTGACTTTGTTTTTTAATTTTTCAAAAATAAAAACTACTCATTTGCACTTTGCCTTAGCTGTAGCTGGAGCAAAAGACAAAGATGGATTAATTGAGATTAAAATTCCACAAGACAAGGAAAAATCACGCCTTCAAAAAGAGCTAGATACTAAATATCAACCTTATATTGTTTTTATAAATCAAAAGATTTTTTCATCAAAAAGAGGTGAGCTTCATCTTGCTTTGGATGAAAATGGGTATGCGACAAAAGCCATTTTAAAAGATGTTATTTTATTTGGTGATATCGTAGGAGAGTTAAAAGAGTTAAATTTTAGATGATTTTAGAATTTAAGCAATATATCAGAAATTAATAGATATAATTATAATCTTATTTTTTTGGATAGATGGGTGAGTGGTCGAAACCACACCCCTGCTAAGGGTGCAGCTCATAACCTGGGCTCGAGGGTTCAAATCCCTCTCTGTCCGCCATTTAGTCCCTATTATAGGGAATTTATAAAGATTTAATCACATTTTTAAAAACCCTTTGTGTATCGTTTAGTAAATTTGAATTTCTCTATTAAAATCTTTTAAGTTTGAATTAAGATAATTTACATAAACATCATAAATCATTTTAGGATTTGAATGACCTAGTAACTTAGCAAGTTCAACAGGTGTAACAATATTTTGATAAAGCATATTTGTAGCATAAGTATGACGCATATTATAAAGTCTACGATAATCTATATTAAGAGCTTTTAAAGTAGGTTTCCAAAATCTTTTAGTAAATACCTGTGTATCTCTATAAGGTTCATCATATTGAGTTTGTAAAAGATAAATATTATTTTGATAATTTTGCATATAAGATTTTAAACTATCATAAAGTAAATTTATAATTGGTATTGTTCTAATAGAATAAATTGTTTTAGGTGAATTTTCGCCAAATCTTGATCTAGTTGAATTAATATAAATAACTTTATTTTTTAAATCAACTTCATTAAATTTTAAAGACAATATCTCACCTGTTCGCATACCAGTATAAAAACCTATTTTTAAAAATAATTGATATTTATCGTTAAATTTAGTTGAATATCTTAAAATTTTAATTACTTCATCATTTGAAAAAGGTTCTATTCTTGGTGTTTTATGATGAAGTTTTTTAATAAAAATTATAGGATTTTTATTAATTTCTTCATCTTCCAGGGCAAGTTGAAAAATTAAAGATAAAGAATTTAAATAATGCTTTTTACTCTTATTACTTACATCATCAATATTATTAAGCCAAAGTTTAATTAAACTAGGTTTAATATCTTTAATAGGCATATCTTTAAAAAAAGATAATCTATTTTTAACAATACCTTTATTTTTTTCAAAAGTAGAATTCTTCCAATAATCTTTACCTAATTTTAAATATAAATCAGAATAGTAACTAAATTTCATTTTTAAAAATCCAAAAACATTTTTTCCTGATCTATAAAATCATAATAAAGCTCATCAGAATTATTAAGATTATGAATTTCTTGATTTTTAGTAAAATTATCTAAGCCACGATCTAACATCTCATTTTCTAAAATAGCTAATTTTAAAGGGTTATTAAAATCACTTTGTGGATTTGTAGCGTAAAAATACTCTTGTGTAATTTCTAAATCAGTCATAGTATAATAATTTTTATCTTTTGGACTATCATACCTATAAAAATGCTGAAGTTCTTTTTTACTCATTGCCATATTTCTATTTACAGATTTATAATAAATCTCATCTTTTTTGCTTGGTTTAGTTGGCTTAAGTCTTTGACTTAATAAAATAGGCTCTTTTACTCTCTTTTTTTGCCATATTTCACCGAATTCATCAAATATTACAATAGGTTTATTATTTTCATCAATTAAAACAGTAATTAAGCCTTTATTATAATTTTTAGTTAAACTTATTAAATCAATTCGACCACTTAATTTCCTATAAATTTCAAGGGAAATAAAAGTTAAAGACATTGTAAAACGCCTAATTCTATGTTTTAAATACCAAAATGTAATATCAGTTAAATTATCAACACTTGGATTTTTTCTTAAATCATCAAGTGTTTTAAAAATATATTTCATAACATAAGCAGTTGGATTTTTAATATCTATTGTAACTTTTGAATGAGTATCTAAAAATCTTGATTTAATAGCTAAAACACAATCATATACATATTTTTCAGGGACAAAAACAAGTAAATTTAAATGGCAAGTTCCGTCTAAATGTGGTTCTTTAGTGGTTATATAACATCTTTCATTTTTTGGTATTTTTCTAAAATGTAAAGAATTCATTATACTTCTAACTACGTTTTGAAGCTTATTAGCTCCAGCTTTTACAGTATGATTTTCATCATCAATAAATTTATTATTATAAACTAGCTTTTTTCTACCGCTTTTTAAAGTAATTTGCTTTTTTTGATGATACTCCGTAGGTAAAGTTAAAACAGCAAAAATAGGCTTTAAACCTTTTTTATTAGCGTATTTATTAAGACTTGATACACGGTTGTTAAGTTCTGCAATGTAGCGATTAGAATTATGCCACGATGAAAAATAAAAATCACTATAAGGTTTATACTCGCCATTAATAAATAAAAAATTCTCATCTAAAAACTTTTTTTGATTTTTTAGCTTTAATTTTAAGAGATTTTTATCAAAATCAGTAATACCATACATTTTCAAACCTTAGGTTACACACTTATATTATATATAGCCAAGAGCACGCCCGCCATTCCCCGCAAGCGGGGACCCCTTTCGCGGTTCGTGCGTGCTTTTAAAATAACCATTAGGACAACTTTTTAAAGGTGTATTTTCTAAATAGCAAGGAAAAACCATTACTTCATTTGTAGTTGGTAACATTGTAATAAAAATACTAAAACTATAATCGTTTATTTTTGTGCTTTTATAGGTTGTTATATCACCTAAAATAGGTATATTTTCAATAAAAGGGATTGATTTTACATTTGTTATAACTTCTTTTGAATTTATACCACCAATAAGAAAAGAATTACTATCAGTTAAAAAAACATTTGTCTTTAAATGTCTACTTGAAATTCTAGGCGTATCTGTATCATCTAGTAAATTTTCAATATAAAGATCAAGACTAAAACTAACACTATCATTTGTGATTAATACACTACTTA
Coding sequences:
- a CDS encoding DMT family transporter — translated: MNKRFLIRNLGVYYMLLASFYFALTGAFAKALGGGMSSVEISFFRNVVGLFIILWAIFKYGHNSKGGALFLLFMRGFVGIIAMMAFFYNIANIGLAEAFTFAKTSAMFLGLFGAIFLKEKLGFWAWFGILIGFLGIVFIMQPNLGFTKNHLMGLLNGFLAAVAYMSVHELRKAYDTKIIVLSFMLSGTLVPLFCMVASEFFTVPIYLDFLFAKFIMPTPKMWIFIVLMGVFGLLFQTYMTKAYAASRHAGTVAAVAYSDIIFTLIIGIIMGDSLPNLMAGFGIILVIVSGVIVAMQK
- the kdsA gene encoding 3-deoxy-8-phosphooctulonate synthase; this encodes MILIAGPCVIESRDLIFKVANKLVKFNEDKRLDFYFKSSFDKANRTSIKSFRGPGLEEGLKILSEVKSKFGFKILTDIHESYQAKPVSEVADVLQIPAFLCRQTDLLVAAAKTETIVNIKKGQFLAPDQMKHSVKKVLETRGVDESGFEVAKNNGVWLCERGSTFGYGNLVVDMRSLPIMREFAPVIFDATHSVQMPGGLDGKSGGDARFVPYLARAAAAVGVDGFFYETHLNPCEALCDGPNMLNLKELEKVVEQTLKIREILSEK
- a CDS encoding DMT family transporter, yielding MKNKGLFFVIIGALFECAWVYGLKFAHTNLHYILTIFVVFASTFFFIQSFKHLPTSLAYILYVGLGTLFVVVAEIIATQNFDIIRTLCIITLLIGIFGLNKENSKENKNA
- a CDS encoding DMT family transporter, with the translated sequence MHSFALLISGALEIFGIFLNSRFPKFRGYRKYIVFSVIMANFGLSLLFLRFAMKAMPMSVAYAIWTAIGAIGAVGIGIVFDNEKFSFKKAFYLALIVFSVIMLKIL
- the ribH gene encoding 6,7-dimethyl-8-ribityllumazine synthase codes for the protein MKIIEGKLSIDGSKKVAIISSRFNHIITDRLVEGAKDAFLRHGGKDENLSLILVPGAFEIPFALQKVLESKKFDAVCCVGAVIRGSTPHFDYVSAETTKGIANVTLKYNMPVAFGVLTTDTIEQAIERAGSKAGNKGFEAMSGLIELLSLYENLGE
- the nusB gene encoding transcription antitermination factor NusB; protein product: MATRHQVRQAVVSLLYARDINGENDEFKDEFLESKKIRNKQKIFTEELINGILSNLNTLDDALNEHLNEYKMNEIGEVERAILRLGAYEIKFSDIDKAVAINEAIELAKEMGSDTSPKFVNGVLDKVDK
- a CDS encoding DUF3108 domain-containing protein, whose translation is MRVLAFIFIFASFVFSGEISATYDVKFGIFGKVGEAKTKLIKYENNATYEIYMDAKTTGLANSLSGDRREYFYSYGTIYKDYLIPKFYTQETRRNKKGRQIISKKNYKFDEISKKIKFVRYKGDDKSLEKTDESILDYYSQNDLLTLFFNFSKIKTTHLHFALAVAGAKDKDGLIEIKIPQDKEKSRLQKELDTKYQPYIVFINQKIFSSKRGELHLALDENGYATKAILKDVILFGDIVGELKELNFR
- a CDS encoding tyrosine-type recombinase/integrase, with the protein product MKFSYYSDLYLKLGKDYWKNSTFEKNKGIVKNRLSFFKDMPIKDIKPSLIKLWLNNIDDVSNKSKKHYLNSLSLIFQLALEDEEINKNPIIFIKKLHHKTPRIEPFSNDEVIKILRYSTKFNDKYQLFLKIGFYTGMRTGEILSLKFNEVDLKNKVIYINSTRSRFGENSPKTIYSIRTIPIINLLYDSLKSYMQNYQNNIYLLQTQYDEPYRDTQVFTKRFWKPTLKALNIDYRRLYNMRHTYATNMLYQNIVTPVELAKLLGHSNPKMIYDVYVNYLNSNLKDFNREIQIY